The genomic window GGCCGTAACCGTAGAGGTTGCCGGTGATGGCGTAGACCGCGCCGGACGCCTTGGCCGCGGCGATCATCGCGTTGTTCATCGGGAACCACTTCTCGGCCCACTCGGTGTATTTCGGGTTGGCGCAGTTGTAGATGACCTCGGCGCCTTCGGACAGCTCAGTGAGGCGGCGCACGTCGGACGCGTCGGCCGCGACCCGCTCGATCAGCTCGTGTGAGGGGCCGCCGCCGCTGCGGGTCACCATCCGGACGTTTTCGCCGCGCTGGGCGAGAAGACGGGCGACGGTGGAGCCGATGGGACCGAAACCGATGATTACCTGCATTGCGATCTCCTTTGTGAGCACTGCTCTCTGTTGAGAACAACGATCGCACAGCCTTCATCCGAAAGCAAGAGCAGTGCTCTCGTTATGGCACACTGGCCTCATGAGCGAGCGATCACCAGCGAAAACACCACGAACGCTGCGAGCCCGGGTGCGGGCCGAGATGACCGAGGAGATCAAGACGGTGGCCCGGCGGCACCTGGCAACCGATGGGGCGAACCTGTCGTTGCGGGCGGTCGCACGGGATCTGGAGATGGCCTCGTCCGCGGTCTACCGGTACTTCGCCAGCCGGGACGAACTGCTCACCGCGCTGATCATCGACGCGTACAACACGGTGGGTGAGGCGGCCGAACAGGCCGCGGCGGCACAGACGGCACCGTTGGAGAAGTGGCTGGCGGCCGGGCACGCGGTCCGCGACTGGGCATTGGCCAACCCGCACGAGTGGGCGCTGATCTACGGCAGCCCGGTCCCGGGTTACCAGGCCCCAGCCGACACCATCACCCCGGCCACCCGCGTGTTGCTGCTGCTGGGGGCGATTTTGACCGGGGCGTACGAGGCCGGCGAGATCCCGGCGCGCGAGCCTCTGGCCGGCCGGTTCGCGCAGGAGCTCGCACCGATCGCGGCGCAGTACTCCCCCGGCATGCCGACCCGGGTCATCGCCGAGACCATCGCCGCCTACTTCCAGATCTGCGGCGCGATCAGTTACGAGCTGTTCGGGCAACTCAAGAACTCGGTCGAGGACGACCGGCGAGGTTTCTTCGAGTTCCAGATGCGCAACGCGGCCGCGACGGCGGGCCTAACGGGCGTGCAGTAAGTGGCCTCCGGGGGTTGAGGGCGGCACGTCGGTGCGGCCGAAGTAGCGTGCGGCCAGCGCTGACGGCCCCAGGTCCTCGATCTCGGCGAATCCGAGCCCTCGCAACCGGGAGTCGATCTCGTCGGGCTCGAAATAGCTGAGCCACGGCTCGCCGAGCTTGGCCACCCGGTCAGTGCGCGCCTCCAGAGCGGCCCGGCGATCACCGGTCGTCCGATCGGGTGACTGGGCGTAGTCGAAGACGACCTCGTGCCCGACGGTCGACGACATCGTCGAGGTGAAGGCAGCGACGGTCAGGTAGGGCACCACACCCAGCCAGAGGAAGAACGTCGGCTGATCCCACCGGGGAAGGGACAAGGTCTCGAAGTCGACGCCCAGGTAGCGCACGTTCGGCGGGACGACGATGCCAGCCGACGCGAGCCGTTCCCGCTTCCACTCCTGCGTGTCCGGATGATCGACTTCGACGACCGACAGGTTCGGGTACGGGTTGCGGTAGGCGAACGTGTCCAGCCCCGCCCCGAGCACCACCACCTGCCGGACTCCCCGGGACACAGCGGCGGCCAGCGCGTCCTCGGCGAACCGATGCCGGGCCGCGATGAACAGACGCATGCCCCGGCGCGGTTCGTCGGCGAGGAGGGCGGCTTCGGGTTCACCTGACAGGCGTACCGCCAAATCGTCTTTGAAGATCGACCCGCCCTCCAGGAGCTGATGGGCGGCCCGGTAGCGCGCGGCACTCCACGCTGTCCGGCTCGGTGATCCCTGTCGCATCACGGCATCCAGGAGGCGTCGGCGATCAGGACCCGGTCGCCGCGCATCGGCACGCCCTCGGCCACCAGCAGGGCCTTGGCCCGCGCCTCGTGACCTGGGGGAAGCCGGCCGCCGCCGCTGCACACCCGATGCCACGGGACCGCACCGCCGTGCAGCGACATGATCCGGCCGACCTGTCGTGGTGAGTTGCGGCCCGAGCGGTCGGCGAGGGCGTCGGCGATCGCGCCGTACGACATCACCCGGCCCTCGGGAATGCGCTCCACGAGGCTGAGGACCTCTTCGACGTACTCCTGCGGTGTCATCACCCGCCACGATATGGGATCTGACAACGATCGACACCCGCCTGCCGAGCACAATGGGCCGGGTGCGGGAACTGGTGACCGGTGCGCGACGGATCGTGGTGAAGGTGGGCTCGTCCTCACTGACCACCGCGACGGGCGGCATCGACGAGCAACGGGTCGATGCCCTGATCGACGTGCTGGGCAAACTGGCAGCCGACGGGCGTGAGGTGGTGCTGGTCTCCAGCGGCGCGATCGCCGCCGGGCTGGCCCCGTTGCATCTGCGGCGCCGGCCGCGCGACCTGGCCACCCAGCAGGCCGCCGCTTCGGTGGGCCAGGGTCTCCTGATCGGGCGGTACATCGCCGGTTTCGCCCGGCACGGCATCACCGTCGGGCAGGTGCTGCTGACCGTCGACGACGTGACCCGGCGCGTGCACTATCGCAACGCCTATCGCACGCTGCGCAAACTGCTCGATCTGGGCGCGCTTCCGATCGTGAACGAGAACGACACGGTGGCCACCGAGGAGATCCGGTTCGGCGACAACGACCGGCTGGCCGCGCTGGTGGCCGCGCTGGCCGACGCTGATCTGCTGGTGCTGCTCTCCGACGTGGACGCGCTCTACACCGGCAATCCGGCCGACCCGTCGTCGGTGCGGATTCCGCTGGTCCGCGACGACCGGGACCTCGATGGGGTGACGGTCGGATCGGCCGGTAAGGCCGGAGTCGGCACCGGTGGCATGGTCACCAAGGTCGAGGCGGCCCGGATCGCCACCGGTTTCGGCATCCCGGTGGTGCTGACCGCGGCGCCGCTGGCCGCCGAGGCGCTCGGCGGCGAGGAGGTCGGAACGCTGTTCGAGGCGGCCGCGAAACGACCGGCGGCCCGGCTGTTCTGGCTGGCCCACGCCACGTCTCCGCGCGGGCGCCTGCACCTGGACGCGGGGGCCGTCGCGGCGGTGGTGGCCCGGCGCAAGTCGTTGCTGCCGGCCGGGATCACCGCGGTGGACGGGTCGTTCGCAGCCGGGGATCCGGTGGACCTGGTGGACGCCGAGTCCGGGACACCGGTCGCCCGGGGACTGGTCAACTACGACGCGGTGGAACTTCCGGCACTGCTGGGACGGTCCACACCGGAGTTGGCCGCGGAGCTGGGGCCGGGATATGAACGAGAGGTCGTCCACCGCGACGACCTGGTTCTTCTCTAAGAAGAGACGACCTGGTTCTTCTCTAAGAAGAAAGGCTAGTAATGAGCGTGCTGGAACAGGCCGCCGCGGCGCGGGTCGCCGCCATCGATCTGGCCCGGGCCACCCGCGCCGAGAAGGACGCGGCCCTGCTGCTGATGGCCGACCGGCTGGTCGAGCGGACCGACGACATCGTCCACGCCAACGGGGTGGACATCACGAACGCCCGAGCCAACGGCCTCTCCGAGGCGATGATCGACCGGCTGACGCTCACCCCGGAGCGGGTCGCCGCGATGGCCGACGGTCTGCGGCAGCTCGCCGTCCTGCCCGACCCGATCGGTGACGTGGTGCGCGGGTCGACGCTGGCCAACGGGCTGGAGCTGCGGCAGATCCGGGTGCCGTTCGGGGTCGTCGGCATGATCTACGAGGGCCGGCCGAACGTGACCGCCGACGCCGCCGGCATCTGCCTCAAGAGCGGCAACGCGGCGCTGCTGCGCGGCTCCGGTTCGGCGTTCGCGTCGAACGCGGCGATCGTCGCGGTGCTGCGCAAGGCGGTCGCCGACGCGGGTCTGCCGGTCAACACGGTCCAGTTGCTCGACGCCACCACCCGCGACTCGGTGAAGGAGCTGATGCGGGCCCGGGGCCTGGTCGACGTGCTGATCCCGCGCGGTGGCGCCTCGCTGATCAAGACGGTGGTCGAGGAGTCGACGGTGCCGGTGATCGAGACCGGGGTGGGCAACTGCCACGTCTATGTGGACTCGGCCGCCGACCTGGAGAAGGCTCTGGCCGTCACGGTCAA from Actinoplanes derwentensis includes these protein-coding regions:
- a CDS encoding TetR/AcrR family transcriptional regulator, with protein sequence MSERSPAKTPRTLRARVRAEMTEEIKTVARRHLATDGANLSLRAVARDLEMASSAVYRYFASRDELLTALIIDAYNTVGEAAEQAAAAQTAPLEKWLAAGHAVRDWALANPHEWALIYGSPVPGYQAPADTITPATRVLLLLGAILTGAYEAGEIPAREPLAGRFAQELAPIAAQYSPGMPTRVIAETIAAYFQICGAISYELFGQLKNSVEDDRRGFFEFQMRNAAATAGLTGVQ
- a CDS encoding class I SAM-dependent methyltransferase: MRQGSPSRTAWSAARYRAAHQLLEGGSIFKDDLAVRLSGEPEAALLADEPRRGMRLFIAARHRFAEDALAAAVSRGVRQVVVLGAGLDTFAYRNPYPNLSVVEVDHPDTQEWKRERLASAGIVVPPNVRYLGVDFETLSLPRWDQPTFFLWLGVVPYLTVAAFTSTMSSTVGHEVVFDYAQSPDRTTGDRRAALEARTDRVAKLGEPWLSYFEPDEIDSRLRGLGFAEIEDLGPSALAARYFGRTDVPPSTPGGHLLHAR
- a CDS encoding MGMT family protein, which codes for MTPQEYVEEVLSLVERIPEGRVMSYGAIADALADRSGRNSPRQVGRIMSLHGGAVPWHRVCSGGGRLPPGHEARAKALLVAEGVPMRGDRVLIADASWMP
- the proB gene encoding glutamate 5-kinase; amino-acid sequence: MRELVTGARRIVVKVGSSSLTTATGGIDEQRVDALIDVLGKLAADGREVVLVSSGAIAAGLAPLHLRRRPRDLATQQAAASVGQGLLIGRYIAGFARHGITVGQVLLTVDDVTRRVHYRNAYRTLRKLLDLGALPIVNENDTVATEEIRFGDNDRLAALVAALADADLLVLLSDVDALYTGNPADPSSVRIPLVRDDRDLDGVTVGSAGKAGVGTGGMVTKVEAARIATGFGIPVVLTAAPLAAEALGGEEVGTLFEAAAKRPAARLFWLAHATSPRGRLHLDAGAVAAVVARRKSLLPAGITAVDGSFAAGDPVDLVDAESGTPVARGLVNYDAVELPALLGRSTPELAAELGPGYEREVVHRDDLVLL
- a CDS encoding glutamate-5-semialdehyde dehydrogenase translates to MSVLEQAAAARVAAIDLARATRAEKDAALLLMADRLVERTDDIVHANGVDITNARANGLSEAMIDRLTLTPERVAAMADGLRQLAVLPDPIGDVVRGSTLANGLELRQIRVPFGVVGMIYEGRPNVTADAAGICLKSGNAALLRGSGSAFASNAAIVAVLRKAVADAGLPVNTVQLLDATTRDSVKELMRARGLVDVLIPRGGASLIKTVVEESTVPVIETGVGNCHVYVDSAADLEKALAVTVNSKTQRYSTCNTAESLLVHAAIADTFLPLVLEELQSRGVTVHGDARVAGFSDAVVAATDDDWGTEYLSPDIAVAVVDSLDDALDHIRQWGTGHTEAIVSESTTATRRFVAGVDAAAVMVNASTRFTDGGEFGFGAEIGISTQKLHARGPMGLPELTSTKYVVTGNGHTR